One Deefgea tanakiae genomic region harbors:
- a CDS encoding translocation/assembly module TamB domain-containing protein, protein MSIKHIETSESNTEAVESTSEPSQQAKKKPHKYGVARRVIRGVVWGTICSIALTVVVLASILTWLDSDHGRARLVEVINRSGVVTLKSLQGSFWSRLEVKDLRVDTTDVEVKLNYGVLGWTPYSVFVRKLYLNELSLDVLQIKLKPQPPMKEVSPPPTQLTLPFSLRVIQLKIAQLDISDAPLLKDIQASLDSDGESHRLSVQQIRAPQGTLSAALNLNGIAPFATAGSFVLAGELEKRTLTAVGHVVGDLRALAVKADLTAEQVTANVDVKLDVFAPHAYQIVQHGHARLNQINPAAFHPSAPKARINADLDVKPTADGASIKLSLQNQVLDSLDRQGLPLRSLNAQLQLKGEALEIQSLLAQLSGNGRVTANGRIFNEQLDLKVGLQGIDPALLWSPQPASQMAGSLAIKGPWLAPDVKGQLSDARFKAVASIDMGWIRPDQQRRIAVRRLELSRAGSQVLASGEVNLLSPFDFKLNAELQRFNPADYFSVPAGRIGGNFVANGRVEPRLLVDLNYNLRDSQFNGESLTGQGQLKLTDNQLQDSQLWLALGANRVDVKGALGQVNDKLSYQLHLPNLAVIGKGFSGLVDGQGVLSGPLNALQIQGDLKVQQLKTPWDMSIKQADIHADVPSDLQRPLKVQLNLTELRLAETVIDKVNLLATGTRSSHELTLSASGQHQKQALLLNTVLQGSLNDAFLWQGKIKNFDGKAFVPFQLMSPMALTVSAEQFQLGAGELNLGQSSVKINNVEWHQGIINTSGELKRIVLADWLPLMGNKDIKTDLVLAGGWSLKQDHAINGQLNIKRISGDVGLQSNGTASQAFQMSELQLAAKITNNQLNIQSSMKAPRLGIADFNLSALLDPHTLQVAENSALTMGLRSDLPDLSLLSPFMGPSIQLAGNAKISVQRVAQSGVVSMTGGVQGSGLALRDASTGIRMTDGQLDIALSNQQIQLRTLRFKGGKGELTGSGVIELGDAGLVGSAKLKANQFTLISKPDMLLVMSGQGAIEFRDGTLQINGQFVADEGDIQFVSNEVPRLSSDVVVLGRERKETSRTLPMNVEVAVDLGNNFRFRGYGLDAELIGQLRLRAQASQPLRANGTVSVDKGTFRAYGRTLDIERGVLSFIGPLDNPGLDVLAIRRNQAVEAGVRVQGSAQSPRVTLFSEPNVPDSEKLSWLLFGHGVENVGGADGALLLQLLNSMATGDATGPGVTGNMLSAVGLDDAGYSSVKEADGSTTQVVSVTKQLARNLSVSLEKSFNGLRDAVSFSLQLSRNWSIVSRIGVDSSSVNINWTRQFD, encoded by the coding sequence ATGTCGATTAAGCATATTGAAACGTCAGAGTCCAACACTGAGGCAGTGGAGTCTACTTCTGAGCCTTCACAACAAGCGAAAAAAAAGCCACATAAGTATGGTGTGGCTCGGCGCGTTATTCGTGGCGTCGTTTGGGGGACGATATGCAGCATTGCACTTACCGTGGTGGTGCTGGCTAGCATTTTGACTTGGCTTGATTCTGACCATGGGCGTGCACGTTTAGTTGAGGTCATTAATCGCAGTGGTGTTGTGACATTAAAGTCTTTGCAAGGATCGTTTTGGTCTCGTCTTGAAGTCAAAGATTTACGTGTTGATACTACTGACGTTGAAGTGAAGTTAAATTATGGTGTATTGGGCTGGACGCCATATTCTGTATTCGTTAGAAAGCTATACCTTAATGAGCTTAGTTTAGATGTGTTGCAAATCAAACTGAAGCCACAGCCCCCAATGAAAGAGGTAAGCCCGCCACCAACTCAGTTGACGTTGCCATTTAGTCTGCGGGTCATTCAGTTAAAAATCGCTCAATTAGATATTTCCGACGCACCTTTGCTCAAAGATATTCAGGCGAGTCTTGATAGTGATGGGGAGTCACACCGCTTGAGTGTGCAGCAAATTCGTGCGCCACAAGGCACGCTCAGCGCCGCGCTCAATTTGAATGGCATTGCGCCATTTGCAACGGCGGGTTCTTTTGTTTTGGCCGGAGAGCTTGAAAAAAGGACATTAACCGCCGTTGGTCATGTAGTGGGTGATTTACGCGCTCTAGCTGTTAAAGCAGATTTAACGGCAGAGCAAGTGACTGCCAATGTGGACGTGAAGCTCGATGTGTTTGCGCCGCATGCTTACCAGATTGTGCAGCATGGACATGCACGTTTAAATCAAATTAATCCCGCAGCCTTTCATCCGTCCGCACCAAAAGCAAGAATCAACGCCGATTTGGATGTGAAGCCCACTGCTGATGGCGCAAGCATTAAGCTAAGTCTTCAAAATCAGGTACTTGATAGTTTAGATCGACAAGGCTTGCCTTTGCGCAGCTTGAACGCGCAGTTGCAGTTGAAGGGAGAAGCACTAGAAATTCAGAGCCTGCTCGCGCAATTGAGCGGCAATGGCCGAGTGACGGCAAACGGTAGAATTTTTAATGAACAGTTAGATCTAAAAGTAGGATTGCAAGGGATCGATCCTGCGTTGTTGTGGTCGCCGCAGCCGGCTAGTCAAATGGCGGGTTCATTGGCGATAAAAGGGCCATGGCTCGCGCCGGACGTTAAAGGGCAGTTGTCTGACGCTCGCTTCAAGGCTGTCGCTTCCATTGATATGGGGTGGATTAGACCCGATCAACAACGACGGATCGCAGTTCGCCGCTTGGAGTTAAGCCGCGCTGGCAGTCAGGTTTTGGCGAGCGGTGAGGTTAATTTGTTGTCGCCGTTTGATTTTAAGCTTAATGCGGAATTGCAAAGATTTAACCCTGCAGATTACTTTTCGGTACCAGCGGGGCGTATTGGTGGCAATTTCGTCGCCAATGGGCGGGTCGAGCCTCGTCTACTGGTCGATTTAAATTACAACTTGCGAGATAGTCAGTTTAATGGCGAGTCATTAACTGGGCAGGGGCAATTGAAACTCACTGATAATCAGCTCCAAGATAGCCAATTGTGGCTGGCATTGGGCGCCAACCGTGTTGATGTAAAGGGCGCACTAGGTCAAGTGAATGATAAGTTGAGTTACCAACTTCATTTACCTAACTTGGCCGTTATCGGTAAAGGATTCTCTGGATTGGTTGATGGTCAGGGTGTCTTGTCGGGGCCATTGAATGCCTTGCAAATTCAAGGAGATCTTAAGGTTCAGCAGCTTAAAACGCCATGGGATATGAGCATTAAGCAGGCTGATATTCATGCGGATGTGCCATCTGATTTGCAGCGGCCGTTGAAGGTGCAGCTGAATTTGACTGAGTTGCGACTGGCTGAGACTGTGATCGATAAAGTCAATTTACTGGCTACTGGTACACGTAGTTCACATGAATTGACGCTGTCCGCGAGTGGTCAACATCAAAAACAAGCTTTGTTGCTTAATACCGTGCTGCAGGGCTCATTGAATGACGCTTTTTTGTGGCAAGGCAAAATTAAAAATTTTGACGGTAAAGCCTTTGTGCCATTTCAGTTGATGTCGCCAATGGCTTTAACGGTCTCTGCTGAACAATTTCAACTCGGTGCTGGTGAGCTAAACCTCGGGCAGAGTAGTGTAAAAATTAATAATGTGGAGTGGCATCAAGGCATCATTAACACTAGCGGCGAGTTAAAACGCATCGTTCTGGCCGATTGGTTGCCTTTGATGGGTAATAAAGATATTAAAACTGATCTGGTACTGGCAGGCGGGTGGTCACTAAAACAAGACCATGCCATCAATGGTCAGCTAAATATCAAGCGCATTAGTGGCGATGTCGGTTTGCAGAGTAATGGTACGGCAAGCCAAGCATTTCAGATGAGTGAATTGCAATTGGCAGCCAAAATCACCAATAACCAACTAAATATACAAAGCAGTATGAAAGCTCCGCGTCTGGGGATTGCTGATTTTAATTTGTCTGCGCTACTGGATCCGCATACCTTGCAAGTGGCAGAAAACAGTGCTTTAACGATGGGTTTGCGTAGTGACTTGCCGGATTTGAGTTTGTTGTCCCCATTTATGGGGCCGTCCATTCAATTGGCGGGTAATGCAAAAATTAGCGTGCAACGAGTTGCTCAGTCTGGTGTGGTGAGTATGACGGGAGGGGTGCAAGGCTCTGGCTTGGCGCTTCGTGATGCGAGCACGGGCATCCGTATGACGGATGGTCAGTTGGATATTGCTCTTTCTAATCAGCAAATCCAATTGCGTACTTTGCGCTTTAAAGGTGGCAAGGGCGAGCTTACAGGGTCGGGCGTGATTGAGTTGGGCGATGCAGGCTTGGTTGGTTCGGCCAAATTAAAAGCCAATCAATTCACCTTAATCAGTAAGCCGGATATGTTACTGGTGATGAGTGGTCAGGGCGCGATTGAGTTTAGGGATGGCACTTTGCAAATTAACGGGCAGTTTGTCGCTGATGAAGGGGATATTCAGTTCGTTTCGAATGAAGTGCCGCGTCTTTCTTCGGATGTCGTGGTGTTGGGGCGTGAACGCAAAGAAACGAGCCGCACCTTGCCGATGAATGTTGAAGTGGCGGTGGACCTAGGCAACAACTTCCGCTTCCGTGGTTATGGTTTGGATGCTGAGTTGATTGGTCAATTGCGTTTGCGAGCTCAAGCCAGTCAGCCTTTGCGTGCCAATGGCACAGTGAGTGTGGACAAAGGTACTTTCCGTGCTTATGGCCGCACCTTGGATATTGAACGAGGGGTCTTGTCGTTTATTGGTCCACTCGATAATCCGGGTTTGGATGTGTTGGCGATACGCCGTAATCAAGCGGTAGAGGCGGGTGTGCGCGTACAAGGTAGTGCTCAATCGCCACGAGTGACTCTTTTCTCTGAGCCTAATGTCCCCGATTCAGAAAAGTTGTCTTGGCTACTGTTTGGTCACGGCGTAGAAAATGTTGGCGGCGCTGATGGCGCTTTGCTATTGCAGTTGTTAAATTCAATGGCCACAGGAGACGCAACCGGGCCAGGAGTAACAGGCAATATGCTTAGTGCGGTGGGTTTAGACGATGCGGGATATAGCTCGGTCAAAGAGGCTGATGGCAGCACGACGCAAGTGGTTTCGGTGACTAAACAATTGGCCCGCAATTTAAGTGTGTCACTTGAAAAAAGCTTTAACGGCTTGCGAGACGCGGTAAGTTTTTCTTTGCAACTATCGAGAAACTGGTCGATTGTGTCGCGAATAGGGGTGGATTCCAGCTCGGTGAATATTAATTGGACGCGGCAGTTTGATTAG
- a CDS encoding ComF family protein, with the protein MNTIQALSEGGVELSNFIVDFFNYIAPHQCLLCSGTSLHSLCKPCEQSLAPWIASDSCPCCGYVNTQGHFCGACLQAKPAFDHTQAAFLYIEPIASLIQAAKFAKQWSLLPPLGEFLATCITEQQGIDRIIPLPLHPARLVERGFNQALEIARPVAAALRIPLEIGRLQRIKDTEHQARLSANARWQNMRGAFHYQGDLSGQRIALIDDVMTSGASLNAAARALKAAGAIDVQVWVVARTP; encoded by the coding sequence ATGAACACAATACAAGCATTGTCCGAAGGAGGCGTAGAGTTGTCAAATTTTATCGTTGATTTTTTCAACTACATTGCACCACATCAATGCCTGCTTTGCTCAGGAACGAGTCTCCACTCCCTCTGCAAACCATGCGAACAAAGCCTAGCACCATGGATTGCCAGTGATAGCTGCCCCTGCTGCGGTTACGTGAACACTCAAGGACATTTCTGTGGCGCTTGCTTGCAGGCCAAACCGGCCTTTGATCACACCCAAGCGGCATTTTTATACATCGAACCGATTGCATCTTTAATTCAAGCCGCAAAGTTTGCCAAGCAGTGGTCACTTCTACCGCCACTTGGCGAGTTTCTTGCCACTTGCATCACAGAACAACAAGGCATTGATCGGATTATCCCGCTCCCCCTACACCCCGCGCGCCTCGTTGAAAGGGGTTTTAATCAAGCACTTGAGATTGCCCGACCCGTTGCAGCAGCGCTTAGAATTCCTTTAGAGATTGGACGATTACAGAGAATCAAAGACACTGAACACCAAGCACGTTTATCGGCTAATGCGCGCTGGCAAAATATGCGGGGAGCTTTTCACTACCAAGGTGACTTATCAGGACAACGCATTGCCTTGATTGATGATGTGATGACCAGCGGAGCAAGCTTAAATGCGGCGGCCAGAGCATTGAAAGCCGCCGGCGCTATCGATGTGCAAGTCTGGGTCGTAGCTCGCACACCTTAG
- the bioB gene encoding biotin synthase BioB, with protein sequence MNCSTSAPAQTIEFKRSTPHPEQALWSEAAVAELFALPFNDLLFQAQTVHRANFDANRVQLSTLLSVKTGGCSEDCGYCSQSARHDTGLETQKLMGADEVIAAAAIAKENGSSRFCMGAAWRGPKNKDLDEVKKMIAGVKALGLETCATFGMLKDGQAEQLRDAGLDYYNHNLDTSEAKYGEIVTTHSYADRLDTLGKARKAGLNVCSGGIVGLGETRLDRAGLVAQLANLDPQPDSVPINNLVQIDGTPLDGSEVVDWTEFVRTIAVARITMPKAYVRLSAGRQQMPEAMQALCFLAGANSIFYGDKLLTTGNPEVEGDKALFRKLNLLPL encoded by the coding sequence ATGAATTGTTCAACCTCAGCACCAGCTCAAACCATTGAATTTAAACGGTCTACACCGCATCCTGAACAAGCCTTATGGTCTGAAGCCGCCGTTGCTGAGCTATTTGCACTGCCATTTAATGATTTACTGTTTCAAGCGCAAACCGTTCATCGTGCCAATTTTGATGCCAATCGAGTGCAACTTTCTACTTTGCTCTCGGTAAAAACCGGTGGTTGCTCAGAAGATTGTGGTTATTGCTCGCAATCAGCGCGCCACGATACAGGCTTGGAAACGCAAAAGCTGATGGGTGCCGATGAAGTGATTGCGGCTGCAGCGATTGCGAAAGAAAATGGTTCCTCACGATTCTGTATGGGCGCGGCATGGCGTGGTCCTAAAAATAAAGATTTAGACGAAGTCAAAAAAATGATTGCTGGCGTCAAAGCGCTGGGTTTAGAAACCTGTGCGACATTTGGCATGCTCAAAGACGGTCAAGCTGAGCAGCTGCGTGATGCGGGCCTAGATTATTACAATCACAATCTCGATACCTCAGAAGCCAAATACGGCGAGATCGTTACGACACACAGCTATGCTGACCGCTTGGATACCCTAGGTAAAGCTCGCAAGGCGGGTTTGAACGTGTGCTCGGGTGGTATTGTTGGCTTGGGTGAAACTCGCTTGGATCGCGCTGGTTTGGTGGCGCAACTGGCTAATTTGGATCCGCAGCCTGATTCTGTGCCAATCAATAATTTAGTACAAATCGACGGTACGCCGCTGGATGGCTCTGAGGTTGTGGATTGGACTGAATTTGTACGCACCATCGCTGTAGCGCGAATTACGATGCCAAAGGCATATGTGCGACTTTCTGCCGGACGCCAGCAAATGCCAGAGGCAATGCAGGCCTTGTGTTTCCTAGCGGGCGCAAATTCAATTTTTTACGGTGATAAATTATTGACGACGGGCAATCCTGAAGTTGAAGGTGATAAAGCGCTGTTCCGTAAATTGAATTTATTGCCACTCTAA
- a CDS encoding metal-sensitive transcriptional regulator: MPSSTTKKAQDKTQLPRPNKDLLVKRLNRIVGQVSGITRMVEEEKYSGDILNQVAAARSALDALGLILLEQQTQDCIAQALKTGNGQEAAEQLMQVVKKVRG; this comes from the coding sequence ATGCCATCAAGCACAACTAAGAAAGCCCAAGACAAAACTCAATTGCCACGTCCAAATAAGGATTTGTTGGTTAAACGCCTTAACCGTATCGTCGGCCAAGTATCGGGCATCACCCGCATGGTTGAAGAAGAAAAATACAGTGGCGACATTTTGAATCAAGTGGCTGCAGCACGCTCAGCGCTCGATGCTTTGGGCCTGATTTTGCTTGAACAACAAACCCAAGATTGCATCGCCCAAGCGCTCAAAACTGGCAATGGCCAAGAAGCGGCTGAACAATTGATGCAAGTGGTAAAAAAAGTACGCGGTTAA
- a CDS encoding heavy-metal-associated domain-containing protein, with product METIEIQIEGMTCGGCTASVMRVLQAVTGVQSANVTLNPGAAQIVFDANQTSRVALEITIEEAGYAIKHN from the coding sequence ATGGAAACCATCGAAATTCAAATTGAAGGCATGACCTGCGGTGGCTGCACAGCCAGCGTGATGCGTGTCCTGCAAGCCGTGACAGGGGTGCAATCGGCCAATGTCACCTTAAACCCAGGCGCGGCACAGATTGTGTTCGACGCCAATCAAACCAGCCGTGTCGCGCTGGAAATCACCATAGAGGAAGCTGGATATGCCATCAAGCACAACTAA
- a CDS encoding heavy metal translocating P-type ATPase, with translation MGINQNNPSISAPIDIPIEGMTCSACALRIEKALNRLDGIHASVNFANESAQILNNTQNLAISKLITAIEKTGYVVPMSTIEIPIQGMTCTACAARLEKVLNRLPNIEAQVNFANETARISAPQGSLQLDLITSAIEKAGFSSAPIDTQANDSKETRPWALLIAAVFTLPFLLEMGGMLLGRHALIPLPLQFIFTTIVQFIPGLRFYRGAYFALKGGAANMDVLVALGTTMAWAYSVWAWQQGRHDVYFESSAAIISLVMLGKWLESRAKQKTAGAISELLALQPQTARVYRDNQWLELAINRIVLGDRLMVRDGESVAVDGKILSGTATIDEAMLTGESIPVSKTINDPVFAGTRNTQGSITIQATSIGSQTQLAAIIRMVRQAQGSKAPIQQLADRVAAIFVPCVLAISVLTFAITWFWLDSPSTALIHAIAVFVIACPCALGLATPTAIMVGVGLGAKHGLLFRNASALELASKIDTLIVDKTGTLTFGKPEVTEIRVTSSTEDELIQIAASIEAHSQHPLAHALLAAATQRELALIEVNDIQSEAGLGIRAKISNISYQIGRPDWVCAPQADEQAQVERMSQAGQTVIAVASNQQLIGFIGLKDTPRPAAKAAVQSLQAAGITVIMMTGDNQATASAIADSLGIKQFFAQTSPKDKAEKITQLQAAGHKVAMAGDGINDAPALAVADVSFAMQSGASVAIETADITLMHNDIHHVAAAISLSKATLRKIRQNLFFAFIYNVIGIPFAALGLLSPIIAGAAMALSSISVVSNALLLKRWKA, from the coding sequence ATGGGTATCAATCAGAACAATCCTTCTATAAGCGCCCCCATCGATATACCTATCGAGGGGATGACGTGCTCGGCGTGCGCGCTAAGGATAGAAAAAGCCCTTAACCGTCTTGACGGCATTCATGCCAGCGTCAACTTTGCCAACGAATCGGCACAAATACTCAATAACACGCAAAACCTAGCGATCAGCAAGCTCATTACGGCGATTGAAAAAACAGGTTACGTCGTACCGATGAGCACGATTGAAATCCCCATCCAAGGTATGACCTGCACGGCCTGCGCGGCTCGATTAGAAAAAGTGCTGAATCGACTACCCAATATCGAAGCGCAAGTTAATTTCGCCAATGAAACGGCCCGCATTTCTGCACCGCAAGGCAGCCTGCAACTCGATCTCATTACTAGCGCCATTGAAAAAGCTGGCTTTAGTAGCGCGCCAATTGATACTCAAGCCAACGACAGCAAAGAAACACGGCCTTGGGCGCTGCTGATTGCCGCGGTTTTTACGCTGCCATTTTTGCTAGAAATGGGCGGGATGTTGCTGGGGCGGCACGCTTTAATTCCATTGCCGTTACAATTTATATTTACCACTATCGTTCAATTTATCCCCGGCCTGCGTTTTTATCGTGGCGCTTATTTTGCACTCAAGGGCGGCGCTGCCAATATGGATGTCTTAGTCGCTCTGGGCACGACGATGGCATGGGCGTACAGCGTTTGGGCATGGCAGCAAGGCCGTCATGATGTTTATTTTGAATCCAGCGCGGCCATTATTAGCTTGGTGATGCTAGGCAAATGGCTAGAAAGCCGCGCCAAGCAGAAAACTGCAGGCGCAATCAGCGAATTATTAGCACTGCAACCACAAACCGCACGGGTTTATCGTGACAATCAATGGTTAGAACTCGCTATCAACCGTATTGTCCTCGGTGATCGCTTGATGGTGCGCGACGGAGAAAGCGTAGCTGTTGATGGAAAAATCCTCAGCGGCACGGCCACAATCGATGAAGCAATGCTCACGGGAGAATCGATTCCTGTTAGCAAAACTATTAATGATCCTGTTTTTGCTGGCACGCGCAATACGCAAGGCAGCATCACGATTCAAGCAACCAGCATCGGCAGTCAAACCCAACTCGCTGCCATTATTCGGATGGTTCGCCAAGCCCAAGGCAGCAAAGCACCGATTCAACAACTTGCCGATCGCGTTGCCGCCATTTTTGTGCCATGTGTGCTGGCGATTTCAGTGCTGACCTTCGCCATCACTTGGTTTTGGCTAGACAGCCCAAGCACTGCACTCATACATGCCATCGCCGTATTCGTCATCGCCTGCCCTTGTGCGCTCGGCTTGGCTACACCGACCGCGATCATGGTGGGCGTTGGCCTAGGTGCGAAACACGGTCTGCTATTTCGTAACGCCAGCGCGTTAGAATTAGCCAGTAAAATTGATACCTTAATCGTCGACAAAACGGGCACGCTCACCTTTGGCAAGCCAGAAGTCACTGAAATTAGGGTCACTTCAAGCACGGAAGATGAATTAATTCAAATCGCCGCCAGCATCGAAGCTCATTCGCAACATCCACTTGCACATGCTCTGCTCGCCGCCGCAACTCAGCGAGAACTCGCTTTAATTGAAGTCAATGACATTCAAAGTGAAGCAGGCCTCGGTATTCGCGCCAAGATTTCAAATATAAGCTATCAAATCGGCCGCCCCGATTGGGTCTGCGCACCTCAAGCAGATGAACAAGCCCAAGTAGAGCGTATGTCGCAAGCGGGGCAAACGGTGATAGCGGTGGCAAGCAATCAACAATTGATAGGGTTCATCGGGCTTAAAGATACACCACGCCCAGCAGCAAAGGCCGCCGTGCAATCGCTGCAAGCCGCCGGCATTACCGTCATTATGATGACTGGCGATAATCAAGCGACAGCCAGTGCGATTGCCGACTCGCTAGGTATCAAACAATTTTTTGCTCAAACCAGCCCCAAAGACAAAGCTGAAAAAATCACTCAACTCCAAGCAGCGGGCCACAAAGTTGCGATGGCGGGCGACGGAATTAACGATGCGCCTGCGCTCGCTGTCGCAGATGTGAGTTTTGCGATGCAAAGCGGCGCCAGTGTCGCGATTGAAACTGCCGACATCACACTCATGCATAACGACATTCATCACGTTGCGGCAGCGATTAGCCTTTCCAAAGCGACTTTACGCAAAATCAGGCAAAACTTGTTTTTCGCATTTATTTACAACGTCATCGGGATTCCATTTGCCGCTTTAGGGTTGCTCAGCCCGATTATCGCGGGAGCCGCCATGGCACTATCATCCATCTCGGTGGTGAGTAATGCCCTACTACTTAAACGCTGGAAAGCATAA
- a CDS encoding RnfH family protein translates to MSELITVEVVYATHGKQKLCSVKVPTGTTAQEAIQKSGILTEFPEIDLSTQKIGIFAKAVKLDTVLRAKDRVEIYRPLIADPKEVRRQRAEAGKIMKKGGGEA, encoded by the coding sequence ATGAGCGAGCTCATCACCGTTGAAGTCGTCTACGCCACGCATGGCAAACAAAAACTCTGCAGCGTCAAAGTACCAACGGGCACAACGGCCCAAGAAGCGATTCAAAAATCAGGCATTCTGACTGAATTCCCTGAAATCGACCTTAGCACGCAAAAAATCGGCATTTTTGCCAAGGCCGTCAAATTAGACACCGTACTGCGCGCCAAAGATCGAGTGGAAATCTACCGTCCCTTAATTGCCGACCCTAAAGAAGTTCGCCGACAACGCGCCGAGGCCGGCAAGATCATGAAAAAAGGCGGCGGCGAGGCTTAA
- a CDS encoding type II toxin-antitoxin system RatA family toxin, producing the protein MQCLRKSVLVSHSAKEMFDLVDRVEDYPRFLPWCGGVEVHERTDEVLDVTIKIEFLKVSTFFRTRDTKSENEIVMHFVDGPFKALTGIWRFTPLMEDACKIEFELDYEFSSRTLDAIIGPVFGKITSTFVDAFVKEADRKYG; encoded by the coding sequence ATGCAGTGTTTACGCAAATCAGTTCTAGTTTCCCATTCGGCCAAAGAAATGTTCGATTTAGTCGATCGTGTCGAAGATTACCCGCGATTTTTACCTTGGTGCGGCGGCGTCGAAGTGCACGAGCGAACGGATGAGGTTTTGGATGTCACCATTAAAATTGAATTTTTAAAGGTGAGTACCTTTTTTCGCACCCGCGACACCAAAAGCGAAAATGAAATCGTCATGCATTTTGTCGACGGCCCATTTAAAGCGTTAACGGGCATTTGGCGCTTTACGCCACTCATGGAAGACGCGTGCAAGATTGAATTTGAACTCGATTACGAATTCTCTAGCCGCACACTCGACGCGATTATTGGCCCCGTGTTTGGCAAAATCACCTCAACCTTTGTCGATGCTTTTGTCAAAGAAGCAGACAGAAAATACGGTTAA
- the dnaB gene encoding replicative DNA helicase: protein MTDYPDQVNEMQASYQVNSREDETAVYRIPPHSVEAEQSVLGGLMLDNTAFDKIADVIGDGDFYREDHRRIYQAIIKLVEHNRPADVITVKEALDTTNDLTYVGGLAYLGSLVQNTPSAANIRRYAEIVREKSVMRQLASVATEIADATFFPDGRDAKQLLDEAESRVFMIAEQSQKGSQGFFAMPPILKEIVERIDYLYQQDNPSEITGTPTGFIDLDKMTSGLQGGDLIIVAGRPSMGKTAFSINIAENVAIDSKLPVAIFSMEMGAAQLGMRMVGSVGKIDMHKLKTGRFEDDDWLRLTHAVGKLSEAPIFIEETGALTALDIRTKSRRLARQCGGQLGLIVIDYLQLMAGRSGAKDQNRATELGEISRSLKGLARELKCPIIALSQLSRSVEQRTDKRPMMSDLRESGAIEQDADLIMFLYRDEYYNPDSQFKGIAECILGKHRNGPTGKIPLVFQGMHSRFDNALMRPDGWSSDLE from the coding sequence ATGACTGATTATCCCGACCAAGTGAACGAGATGCAAGCGAGCTATCAAGTCAATTCACGTGAAGACGAGACTGCGGTCTACCGAATCCCTCCCCATTCAGTCGAGGCTGAGCAGTCGGTGTTAGGCGGTTTAATGCTCGACAACACGGCGTTTGACAAAATTGCCGATGTGATCGGCGATGGCGACTTTTACCGCGAAGACCATCGACGCATCTATCAAGCCATTATTAAACTGGTTGAACACAATCGTCCGGCGGACGTGATTACGGTTAAAGAAGCGCTCGATACAACCAATGACCTGACGTATGTGGGTGGACTCGCCTATCTAGGCTCCTTGGTACAAAATACCCCCTCGGCCGCTAATATTCGTCGCTACGCCGAAATCGTTCGCGAAAAATCAGTCATGCGTCAATTGGCCAGCGTTGCGACTGAAATTGCAGATGCAACTTTCTTTCCCGATGGCCGAGATGCTAAGCAATTGCTCGATGAAGCTGAATCTCGTGTCTTTATGATTGCCGAGCAATCGCAAAAGGGTAGTCAGGGCTTTTTTGCAATGCCACCGATTTTGAAAGAGATCGTTGAACGCATCGATTATTTATACCAACAAGACAATCCCTCTGAAATCACCGGTACGCCAACGGGTTTTATTGATCTCGATAAAATGACTTCTGGCTTGCAAGGCGGCGATTTGATTATTGTTGCCGGACGTCCGTCGATGGGGAAAACGGCGTTTTCGATCAATATTGCAGAGAACGTCGCGATTGACAGCAAATTGCCGGTGGCGATTTTCTCGATGGAGATGGGGGCAGCGCAGCTCGGTATGCGTATGGTGGGTTCGGTCGGTAAGATTGATATGCACAAGCTCAAGACTGGTCGCTTTGAAGATGATGATTGGCTGAGATTGACGCATGCCGTTGGCAAATTATCAGAGGCGCCCATTTTTATTGAAGAAACTGGCGCATTGACCGCACTAGATATTCGCACTAAGTCACGTCGATTGGCTCGTCAGTGCGGCGGACAGTTGGGCTTGATCGTGATTGACTACTTGCAACTGATGGCGGGGCGATCCGGTGCAAAAGATCAGAACCGAGCGACGGAACTGGGTGAAATTTCACGTTCACTGAAAGGCTTAGCGCGTGAATTGAAATGCCCTATTATTGCGCTGTCACAGTTGAGCCGTTCGGTGGAACAGCGTACCGATAAACGTCCGATGATGTCCGACTTGCGTGAGTCTGGTGCGATTGAGCAGGATGCGGATTTGATTATGTTTTTATATCGTGACGAGTACTACAACCCCGATAGCCAATTTAAAGGTATCGCCGAATGTATTTTGGGTAAGCACCGGAATGGCCCAACGGGCAAAATCCCGCTCGTATTCCAAGGTATGCATTCACGCTTTGATAACGCCTTGATGCGGCCTGATGGTTGGTCGAGCGATTTGGAATAA